Proteins found in one Afipia sp. P52-10 genomic segment:
- a CDS encoding ring-cleaving dioxygenase, with protein MQLTGIHHLTAVTADAHRNHDFYTRTLGLRLVKKTVNQDDVSAYHLFYADAKASPGSDITFFDWPVEREVRGSRTVTRTAFRVNGEKTLGFWRDHLRQRGVRAGDVTQIDGRLTLVFDDFEGQRLALVDDGGAGDAHPWERSPIAAEHQIRGLGPITLTVPDLARTATVLTDVMNMRRVRDYAVDRNHQAHVFAMGDGGPAAELHVIERRDLASARQGAGGVHHVAFRTPDETQYHAWTDRLRDFGVPNSGEVDRYYFRSLYFREPNGILFEIATDGPGFATDEPADKLGEHLALPPFLEPKRKAIEAGLKPL; from the coding sequence ATGCAGTTGACAGGAATTCACCATCTGACCGCCGTGACAGCCGACGCGCACCGCAACCATGACTTCTACACGCGAACCCTCGGCTTGCGACTGGTGAAGAAAACCGTCAACCAGGATGACGTCAGCGCCTACCATCTGTTCTATGCCGACGCCAAGGCCAGTCCGGGCAGCGACATCACCTTCTTCGATTGGCCGGTGGAGCGGGAGGTGCGCGGCTCGCGGACAGTCACGCGCACGGCGTTCCGCGTGAACGGTGAGAAGACGCTGGGCTTCTGGCGTGATCATCTGCGGCAGCGGGGCGTCAGGGCAGGCGACGTTACGCAGATCGATGGCCGTCTGACGCTCGTGTTCGACGATTTCGAGGGGCAGCGGCTGGCGCTGGTGGACGATGGCGGGGCAGGCGATGCGCATCCGTGGGAGCGAAGCCCGATAGCGGCCGAGCATCAGATCCGCGGACTCGGGCCGATCACGTTGACGGTACCGGACCTGGCGCGCACGGCCACGGTGCTGACCGATGTCATGAACATGCGCCGCGTGCGCGACTACGCTGTGGACCGAAACCATCAGGCGCATGTGTTTGCGATGGGCGACGGAGGCCCGGCGGCTGAGCTGCACGTGATCGAGCGGCGCGATCTCGCATCGGCCCGGCAGGGCGCCGGCGGGGTCCATCACGTCGCGTTCCGCACGCCCGACGAGACGCAGTATCACGCCTGGACCGATCGTCTGCGCGACTTCGGCGTGCCGAACAGCGGCGAGGTCGACCGCTACTATTTCCGCAGTCTGTATTTCCGCGAGCCAAACGGCATCCTGTTCGAGATCGCCACCGATGGCCCGGGCTTCGCAACGGACGAGCCCGCCGACAAGCTCGGCGAGCATTTGGCGCTGCCGCCATTCCTCGAACCCAAGCGCAAGGCAATCGAGGCTGGGCTCAAGCCGCTGTAA
- a CDS encoding acyl-CoA dehydrogenase, whose protein sequence is MTYRAPLNDILLSLNHGAGLARAASKGLLGAYDAEMTATVLGEAGKFAEDVLAPLNRDGDKVGAKYDDGKVTTAPGWTDAYARWTAAGWNAVSAPEAWGGQGLPVAINAACTEIWAAANMAFGLCPLLTASAIEALDAHGSDALKQTYLAKLISGEWTGTMQLTEPQAGSDVGALRSRAERQADGTYKLFGSKIFITYGEHDMTENIIHFVLARLPDAPVGTRGISLFLVPKFLVNADGSLGARNDIRASGIEHKLGIHASPTCVMVMGDKGGATGYLIGEENRGMACMFTMMNQARLGVGLEGVGIAERAYQQALAYAQERKQGRGVGAKTNSKTDTSDPIIVHPDVKRMLLQMRAMTAAARTICYATAVAIDIAEHATDATARDAANARAALLTPIAKAFSTDVGNEVASLGVQVHGGMGFIEETGAAQHFRDARIAAIYEGTNGIQSIDLVTRKLATNGGASVWALIDELKEIVAKVEASNDPAFGTTGARLRDALGALERTSRWLLDRVTAAPNEALAGATPYLRLFGSTLGGCMLADEALAARGLDHGDSQKRYTTLARFFAENVTVQAGALERTVTDSAEAVNGADAVLLA, encoded by the coding sequence ATGACCTATCGCGCGCCCCTCAATGACATTCTGCTGTCGCTGAACCATGGAGCCGGTCTGGCGCGCGCCGCGAGCAAGGGGTTGCTGGGCGCATACGATGCGGAGATGACCGCGACCGTGCTGGGCGAAGCAGGCAAGTTCGCCGAAGACGTGCTGGCGCCGCTCAACCGGGACGGCGACAAGGTGGGCGCCAAGTATGACGACGGCAAGGTCACGACCGCGCCCGGCTGGACTGACGCCTATGCGCGCTGGACCGCCGCCGGCTGGAACGCGGTGTCCGCGCCGGAGGCCTGGGGCGGTCAAGGCTTGCCGGTTGCGATCAACGCCGCCTGCACCGAAATCTGGGCCGCGGCGAACATGGCCTTCGGCCTCTGCCCTCTGCTCACCGCCAGCGCGATCGAGGCGCTGGATGCGCACGGCAGCGACGCCCTGAAGCAGACCTATCTCGCCAAGCTGATCTCCGGTGAATGGACCGGCACCATGCAGCTCACCGAGCCGCAGGCCGGCTCCGATGTCGGCGCCCTGCGCAGCCGCGCGGAGCGCCAAGCCGACGGCACCTACAAGCTGTTTGGCTCGAAGATCTTCATCACCTATGGCGAGCATGACATGACGGAGAACATCATCCACTTCGTCCTCGCCCGCCTGCCCGATGCTCCCGTCGGCACCCGCGGTATCTCGCTGTTCCTCGTGCCGAAGTTCCTGGTCAATGCCGACGGTTCGCTCGGCGCCCGTAACGATATTCGCGCCAGCGGCATCGAGCACAAGCTCGGCATCCATGCCTCACCGACCTGCGTGATGGTGATGGGCGATAAAGGCGGCGCGACCGGTTACTTGATCGGCGAAGAGAACCGCGGCATGGCCTGCATGTTCACGATGATGAACCAGGCTCGGCTCGGCGTCGGCCTGGAAGGCGTCGGCATCGCCGAACGCGCCTACCAGCAGGCGCTCGCCTATGCCCAGGAGCGCAAGCAGGGCCGCGGGGTGGGCGCCAAGACCAACAGCAAGACCGACACCTCCGATCCGATCATCGTGCATCCGGACGTCAAGCGGATGCTGTTGCAGATGCGCGCGATGACTGCCGCCGCGCGCACCATCTGTTATGCCACTGCGGTCGCCATCGATATCGCCGAACACGCGACGGATGCCACAGCCCGCGATGCCGCGAACGCCCGCGCTGCCCTGCTCACGCCGATCGCCAAGGCGTTTTCGACCGACGTCGGCAACGAGGTTGCCTCGCTTGGCGTGCAAGTGCATGGCGGCATGGGCTTCATCGAGGAGACCGGCGCCGCACAGCATTTCCGCGACGCGCGCATCGCCGCGATCTACGAAGGCACCAATGGCATCCAGTCGATCGATCTCGTCACGCGCAAGCTTGCCACCAACGGCGGTGCATCGGTCTGGGCGCTGATCGACGAGCTGAAGGAGATCGTCGCCAAGGTCGAGGCCTCCAACGATCCGGCCTTTGGCACCACAGGGGCACGGCTGCGCGACGCCCTCGGCGCGCTGGAACGCACCAGCCGCTGGCTGCTCGACCGCGTCACTGCAGCACCGAACGAGGCGCTTGCGGGCGCGACCCCTTATCTGCGGCTGTTCGGCTCCACGCTTGGCGGCTGCATGCTGGCGGACGAAGCGCTCGCCGCGCGCGGGCTGGATCACGGCGACAGCCAGAAGCGCTACACCACGCTGGCCCGCTTCTTCGCCGAAAACGTCACCGTGCAGGCCGGCGCGCTCGAACGCACGGTCACCGACAGCGCCGAGGCGGTGAACGGCGCCGACGCCGTGCTGCTGGCCTGA
- the ilvD gene encoding dihydroxy-acid dehydratase, with product MPAYRSRTTTHGRNMAGARGLWRATGMKDSDFGKPIIAVVNSFTQFVPGHVHLKDLGQLVAREIEAAGGVAKEFNTIAVDDGIAMGHDGMLYSLPSRELIADSVEYMVNAHCADAMVCISNCDKITPGMLMAALRLNIPAVFVSGGPMEAGKVVLAGKTHSMDLVDAMVAAADERVSDEDVKAIERSACPTCGSCSGMFTANSMNCLTEALGLSLPGNGSTLATHADRKRLFVEAGHLVVDLARRYYEQNDERVLPRAIASKGAFENAMALDIAMGGSTNTVLHILAAAHEAEMDFTMADIDRLSRKVPVLCKVAPAVADVHMEDVHRAGGIMAILGELDRAGLLNRDLPTVHATTIGEAIDHWDIAKSNSQKVRDFFMAAPGGVPTQEAFSQDRRWDDLDLDREKGVIRSAEHAYSKDGGLAVLKGNLAIDGCIVKTAGVDESILKFSGPARVFESQDATVHAILSNKINPGDVVVIRYEGPRGGPGMQEMLYPTSYLKSKGLGKACALITDGRFSGGTSGLSIGHVSPEAADGGLIGLVREGDTIEIDIPNRKVHLAVDEAELAKRRAAQDKAGWKPTEVRKRRVTSALKAYAAFATSAAEGAVRRVPE from the coding sequence ATGCCCGCTTATCGTTCCCGCACCACGACTCACGGACGCAACATGGCCGGCGCGCGCGGCCTCTGGCGCGCCACCGGCATGAAGGACAGCGACTTCGGCAAGCCGATCATTGCCGTCGTCAACTCCTTCACCCAGTTCGTGCCCGGCCATGTGCATCTGAAGGATCTCGGTCAGCTGGTCGCGCGCGAGATCGAGGCTGCAGGCGGCGTGGCGAAGGAGTTCAACACGATCGCCGTCGATGACGGCATCGCCATGGGCCACGACGGCATGCTGTACTCGCTGCCATCGCGCGAGCTGATCGCCGACAGCGTCGAGTATATGGTCAATGCCCATTGTGCGGATGCCATGGTGTGCATCTCCAACTGCGACAAGATCACGCCCGGCATGCTGATGGCGGCGCTGCGGCTGAACATCCCGGCGGTGTTCGTCTCCGGCGGGCCGATGGAAGCCGGCAAGGTCGTTCTGGCGGGCAAGACCCATTCGATGGATCTCGTCGATGCGATGGTGGCAGCGGCCGACGAGCGAGTGAGCGACGAGGACGTCAAGGCCATCGAGCGCTCGGCGTGTCCGACCTGCGGCTCGTGCTCCGGGATGTTCACGGCGAACTCGATGAACTGCCTGACCGAGGCGCTTGGTCTGTCCCTGCCGGGCAACGGCTCGACGCTCGCGACCCATGCCGACCGCAAGCGATTGTTCGTCGAGGCCGGTCATCTGGTGGTCGATCTGGCTCGCCGCTACTACGAGCAGAACGACGAGCGGGTGCTGCCGCGGGCGATCGCCTCGAAGGGCGCGTTCGAAAATGCCATGGCGCTGGATATCGCGATGGGCGGTTCCACCAACACGGTGCTGCACATCCTTGCCGCCGCCCACGAGGCGGAGATGGATTTCACCATGGCCGACATCGACCGGCTCTCACGCAAGGTACCGGTGCTGTGCAAAGTCGCACCGGCAGTGGCGGATGTGCATATGGAAGATGTGCATCGCGCCGGCGGCATCATGGCGATCCTTGGCGAGCTCGATCGCGCAGGCCTGCTCAACCGCGATCTGCCGACGGTGCATGCGACGACCATCGGCGAGGCGATCGATCACTGGGACATCGCCAAATCGAACAGCCAGAAGGTGCGCGATTTTTTCATGGCGGCGCCGGGCGGCGTGCCGACTCAGGAGGCGTTCAGCCAGGATCGTCGCTGGGACGACCTCGATCTGGACCGTGAGAAGGGCGTGATCCGCAGCGCGGAGCATGCCTACTCGAAGGATGGCGGGCTTGCCGTGCTGAAGGGCAACCTCGCGATCGACGGGTGCATCGTCAAGACGGCGGGCGTCGATGAGAGCATTCTGAAGTTCTCAGGCCCAGCGCGGGTGTTCGAGAGCCAGGATGCGACGGTGCATGCCATTCTGTCGAACAAGATCAACCCGGGCGACGTGGTGGTGATCCGCTATGAGGGGCCGCGCGGCGGTCCCGGCATGCAGGAGATGCTGTATCCCACCAGCTACCTGAAGTCGAAAGGCCTCGGCAAAGCCTGCGCGTTGATCACGGACGGACGCTTCTCGGGCGGCACGTCGGGGCTTTCGATCGGTCACGTCTCGCCGGAGGCGGCAGACGGCGGTCTGATCGGTCTGGTACGCGAAGGCGACACCATCGAGATCGATATTCCGAACCGCAAGGTGCATCTGGCCGTCGATGAGGCCGAGCTCGCCAAGCGCCGCGCGGCGCAGGACAAGGCTGGCTGGAAACCCACTGAAGTCCGCAAGCGGCGCGTCACCAGCGCGCTGAAGGCTTATGCGGCATTCGCCACCAGCGCAGCCGAGGGCGCGGTTCGCAGGGTGCCCGAGTAA
- a CDS encoding DoxX family protein produces MPSIIAALLDKSWFAVLARVVLTFMFWGSGLAKLIDFRGGVAEMAMFDLPYPVAMNVLTIVTQIGGSLLIIFNRWAWLGAGALAVFTALTIPLVHHFWSLPEPRATVAFHTATEHISMIGGLMVVSILCWRQRAKQSG; encoded by the coding sequence ATGCCATCGATCATTGCCGCGCTGCTCGATAAGAGCTGGTTCGCCGTTCTTGCCCGTGTCGTTCTGACCTTCATGTTCTGGGGCAGCGGCCTCGCCAAGCTGATCGACTTCCGCGGCGGTGTGGCGGAAATGGCGATGTTCGACCTGCCCTACCCGGTGGCGATGAATGTTCTGACCATCGTCACCCAGATCGGCGGTTCGCTTCTGATCATTTTCAACCGCTGGGCCTGGCTCGGAGCAGGCGCGCTGGCGGTCTTCACCGCGCTGACCATTCCGCTGGTGCATCACTTCTGGTCGTTGCCGGAGCCGCGTGCGACGGTCGCCTTTCACACCGCGACCGAGCACATCTCCATGATTGGCGGTCTGATGGTCGTCAGCATCCTGTGCTGGCGTCAGCGCGCCAAACAATCGGGCTGA
- a CDS encoding Zn-dependent hydrolase, translating into MTNRLPNLQINAERLWSDIHETAQFGGTPKGGVRRLTLSEEDRLVRNWFRNACEAAGCEVHVDALGSMFAIRPGRDNGKPPIGIGSHLDTQPTGGKFDGVLGTLAGLEVIRTLNDAGIETDAPICLVNWTNEEGSRFAPAMMASGAYAGDFTVDDILSREDSDGVTVGEALDAIGYRGSEPVGQRQLGAFVELHIEQGPILERENKTIGVVERGQGILWYDGRITGFERHASTPMEYRQDALVALSEIVLAVERIASAHAPQAVATVGEVVIANPSRNVVPGEIAFTMDVRSPDEAIMTALDSDIRSAIADIAMLRKVAIAFESVWCKPPTIFNPAVVTAVEQASAALGYSHRRIISGAGHDACNLNAVVPTAMIFVPCKDGISHNELEDATQADCAAGANVLLHAALALAGVSASGDVPTVRPS; encoded by the coding sequence ATGACCAATCGCTTGCCCAATCTCCAGATCAACGCGGAACGGTTGTGGTCCGACATTCATGAGACCGCGCAATTCGGCGGCACGCCGAAAGGCGGGGTTCGGCGGCTGACGTTGAGCGAGGAAGACAGACTGGTGCGCAACTGGTTTCGCAACGCCTGCGAGGCCGCCGGCTGCGAGGTTCACGTCGATGCGCTGGGATCGATGTTCGCGATCCGGCCGGGCCGCGACAACGGCAAGCCGCCGATCGGCATCGGCTCGCATCTCGACACGCAACCGACCGGCGGCAAGTTCGACGGCGTTCTCGGTACGCTGGCCGGACTCGAGGTGATCCGGACGCTGAACGATGCCGGCATCGAGACCGATGCGCCGATCTGCCTTGTCAACTGGACCAACGAGGAGGGCTCGCGCTTTGCCCCGGCGATGATGGCCTCGGGCGCCTATGCTGGCGATTTTACCGTGGACGACATTCTGTCGCGCGAGGACAGCGATGGTGTGACCGTGGGCGAAGCGCTGGACGCGATCGGCTACCGCGGCAGCGAGCCGGTTGGCCAACGACAACTCGGAGCGTTCGTCGAACTGCACATCGAGCAGGGCCCGATCCTCGAGCGCGAGAACAAGACGATCGGCGTGGTCGAGCGCGGGCAGGGCATTCTCTGGTATGACGGTCGTATCACCGGCTTCGAGCGTCACGCGTCGACGCCGATGGAGTATCGCCAGGACGCGCTGGTCGCGTTGTCGGAGATCGTCCTGGCGGTCGAGCGAATCGCCTCCGCGCACGCGCCGCAGGCGGTCGCCACTGTCGGCGAGGTGGTGATTGCGAACCCGTCACGCAATGTCGTGCCGGGTGAGATCGCGTTCACGATGGACGTGCGCAGTCCCGATGAAGCGATCATGACCGCGCTCGATAGCGACATCCGCAGCGCGATCGCGGACATCGCCATGCTGCGCAAGGTGGCCATCGCGTTCGAGTCGGTCTGGTGCAAGCCGCCGACGATTTTCAATCCTGCGGTGGTGACGGCTGTCGAGCAGGCAAGCGCTGCGCTCGGTTATTCGCACCGGCGCATCATCTCGGGCGCAGGCCACGATGCGTGCAACCTCAACGCGGTGGTGCCGACGGCGATGATCTTCGTGCCGTGCAAGGACGGCATCAGTCACAACGAACTCGAGGATGCGACGCAGGCCGACTGCGCCGCTGGCGCGAACGTGCTGCTGCATGCGGCGCTGGCGCTCGCCGGCGTGAGCGCAAGTGGCGACGTTCCCACCGTGCGGCCCAGCTAG
- a CDS encoding multidrug effflux MFS transporter: MTSSYVRNAIVLGLLSAVGPFAIDMYLPALPTIATDLHTSTAATQMTLVSFFVAFGVCQIVYGPLSDMVGRKPPLYVGLALFILGSIGCALAPTVAWLVAFRFVQGVGASSVMVIPRAIIRDLHTGTEATRLMALVMLVLSVSPILAPLLGSALIIPFGWRAVFVAVTLVALIGVALLFAFQPETHPRQNRVAVSAGHVFKSFGYLLTHVRFLGLTFIGGLGMASFFSFLAGSSFVYIEHFGLTPAQFSLAFSLNAVGFIGASQFAAGLGERFGMARMVLVAVTIYALLTGLLFVLTLAGFDSLPLMMTLLFFGFASMGVVIPSTMVLALDEHGPIAGMASALGGTLQMITGGIMIVIVSLVFDGTPRPMLGAIAFCALGAFLVSIATLGRRPTLENKAV; this comes from the coding sequence ATGACTTCATCTTACGTGCGCAATGCGATTGTCCTTGGCCTGCTGTCGGCGGTCGGTCCATTCGCCATCGATATGTATCTGCCCGCACTGCCGACGATCGCGACGGACCTGCACACATCGACTGCTGCCACGCAGATGACGCTGGTGTCGTTCTTCGTCGCCTTCGGCGTCTGTCAGATCGTATATGGTCCGCTTTCGGACATGGTCGGCCGCAAGCCGCCGCTCTATGTGGGCCTCGCGTTGTTCATCCTCGGGTCCATCGGCTGTGCGCTCGCGCCGACCGTGGCGTGGCTGGTTGCGTTCCGGTTCGTGCAAGGCGTCGGCGCGTCGTCAGTGATGGTGATCCCGCGCGCGATCATCCGCGACCTGCATACCGGCACCGAAGCGACCCGGCTAATGGCATTGGTGATGCTGGTCCTCAGTGTCTCTCCGATTCTCGCTCCGTTGCTTGGCAGCGCGCTGATCATTCCTTTTGGCTGGCGTGCGGTCTTCGTCGCGGTGACGCTGGTCGCCTTGATCGGCGTCGCACTGCTGTTCGCCTTCCAACCGGAAACGCACCCGCGCCAGAACCGGGTCGCGGTGAGTGCCGGTCATGTCTTCAAAAGCTTCGGCTATCTGCTGACTCATGTCCGCTTCCTCGGCCTGACCTTCATCGGCGGATTGGGCATGGCGAGCTTCTTTTCGTTCCTGGCGGGTTCCTCGTTCGTCTACATCGAGCACTTCGGTCTGACGCCAGCGCAGTTCAGCCTGGCATTCTCGTTGAATGCGGTCGGATTCATCGGCGCATCGCAGTTCGCGGCGGGATTGGGCGAACGTTTCGGCATGGCGCGGATGGTGCTGGTCGCGGTCACCATCTACGCGCTGCTGACCGGGTTGCTATTTGTCCTAACGCTCGCCGGCTTCGACAGTCTGCCGCTGATGATGACGCTGCTGTTCTTCGGCTTCGCCAGCATGGGCGTTGTCATCCCCTCGACCATGGTGCTTGCGCTCGACGAGCACGGTCCGATCGCCGGTATGGCGTCCGCGCTCGGCGGCACCCTGCAAATGATCACGGGCGGCATCATGATCGTGATCGTCAGCCTGGTGTTCGACGGCACCCCGCGGCCAATGCTGGGTGCTATCGCCTTCTGCGCGCTGGGGGCGTTTCTGGTCAGTATCGCGACGCTTGGCCGGCGCCCGACCTTGGAGAATAAGGCGGTCTAA
- a CDS encoding SDR family NAD(P)-dependent oxidoreductase: MAGRLQGKVAVVTGAAPRGEGVGNGMATAILFAREGAKVVLVNRSAERAEKLAKQIKDEGGEASVFAGDVAKADVAEAMADFAVKTYGRLDILHNNVGIGGPGTPETVSLETWHGVLEANLTTTMLCTKFCLPRMKEGGGGSVIMVSSIAGALGLMGSAGAVAYSTAKAGLHGFTMSVAADYATQNIRANCIIVGSVNTPMVGHLGPEARERRKNMVPMKTEGTAWDIAHGAVYLASDESRWVTGILLPIDGGLVALRTWPR, translated from the coding sequence ATGGCGGGACGGCTTCAGGGCAAGGTCGCGGTGGTGACGGGGGCTGCGCCGCGGGGTGAGGGCGTGGGCAATGGTATGGCCACCGCCATCCTGTTTGCGCGCGAAGGCGCGAAGGTGGTGCTGGTAAATCGCAGTGCTGAGCGGGCCGAAAAACTCGCCAAGCAGATCAAGGACGAGGGCGGCGAGGCTTCGGTGTTCGCAGGCGACGTCGCCAAGGCCGATGTGGCCGAAGCCATGGCGGACTTCGCGGTGAAGACCTACGGCCGGCTGGATATCCTCCACAACAATGTTGGCATCGGCGGGCCCGGTACGCCCGAGACCGTGTCGCTCGAGACCTGGCACGGTGTGCTCGAGGCCAATCTGACGACGACGATGCTCTGCACTAAGTTCTGCCTGCCGCGGATGAAGGAAGGCGGTGGCGGTTCGGTCATCATGGTGTCGTCGATCGCCGGAGCGCTTGGCTTGATGGGCAGCGCAGGCGCGGTGGCTTATTCCACAGCGAAGGCGGGTTTGCACGGCTTTACCATGTCGGTTGCTGCCGACTACGCGACGCAGAATATCCGCGCCAACTGCATCATCGTCGGTTCGGTCAACACGCCGATGGTCGGCCATCTCGGCCCTGAGGCGCGCGAGCGGCGCAAGAATATGGTGCCGATGAAGACCGAAGGCACGGCCTGGGACATTGCCCATGGCGCGGTCTATCTGGCTTCGGACGAGTCGCGCTGGGTGACCGGCATCCTGCTGCCGATCGATGGCGGCCTGGTCGCCTTGAGAACGTGGCCGCGCTGA
- a CDS encoding Tex family protein: MRTISQKIAEELGIREQQVDATVALLDDGATVPFIARYRKELTGALDDAQLRTLEERLKYLREMEERRTTILNSIREQGKLDAVLEAAIMNADSKGRLEDIYLPFKPKRRTKAEIAKEAGLAPLAEQLLTQPENDPQAVATAFVNPDKQVADTAAALDGARAILVERFAEDADLIGALREQMWTNGLLASKVRDGKKETGAKFSDYFDFSEPLSKLPSHRVLAMFRGEKEEALDLQLLPEAPSPTPNPVNSYELKIRHRFNIADHGRPGDRWLADTVSWAWRTKIQVHLNIDLRMRLWSMAEEEAVRVFASNLRDLLLAAPAGARATMGLDPGYRSGVKVAVVDSTGKVVATTTIYPHEPQRRWDDALATLGKLVREHRVELIAIGNGTASRETDKLAGDLLKLLPDLKVSKIVVSEAGASVYSASAFASEELPELDVTLRGAVSIARRLQDPLAELVKIDPKSIGVGQYQHDLSEAKLSRSLDAVVEDCVNSVGVDANTASAPLLARVSGIGSGLAQSIVQHRNANGPFKSRKALKDVPRLGPKAFEQCAGFLRIANGDDPLDASGVHPEAYPVVRRILAATKSDIKAIIGNTQALQQLKPQTFVDDTFGLPTVTDILRELEKPGRDPRPAFKTAVFKEGVETLNHLKPGMVLEGTVTNVAAFGAFVDIGVHQDGLVHVSAMSRTFIKDPREVVKSGDIVRVKVLDVDVPRKRISLTLRLDDELTANRPAGAARGNARANGPASSPRKAQQPSSSGGGALADALRRAAERNDSKSKR; the protein is encoded by the coding sequence GTGCGAACTATCAGTCAGAAGATCGCGGAAGAGCTCGGCATCCGCGAACAGCAGGTCGATGCGACGGTGGCCTTGCTTGATGACGGTGCAACCGTGCCGTTCATCGCCCGCTACCGTAAGGAACTCACCGGCGCGCTTGACGATGCGCAGCTCCGCACGCTGGAGGAGCGCTTAAAATATCTCCGCGAGATGGAGGAGCGGCGCACGACCATCCTGAATTCAATCCGCGAGCAAGGCAAACTTGATGCGGTACTCGAGGCCGCCATCATGAACGCCGACAGCAAGGGGCGCCTCGAGGATATCTATCTTCCGTTCAAGCCGAAACGACGCACCAAGGCTGAAATCGCCAAGGAAGCAGGCCTCGCGCCGCTGGCGGAGCAATTGCTGACCCAGCCCGAGAACGATCCGCAAGCCGTCGCCACAGCCTTCGTAAACCCGGACAAGCAGGTGGCCGATACGGCTGCGGCGCTGGACGGTGCACGCGCCATTCTCGTCGAACGCTTTGCCGAAGACGCGGATCTGATCGGCGCGCTGCGCGAGCAGATGTGGACGAACGGCCTGCTCGCGTCGAAGGTTCGCGACGGCAAAAAGGAGACCGGCGCCAAGTTCAGCGACTATTTCGATTTCAGCGAACCGCTGAGCAAGCTGCCATCCCACCGTGTGCTGGCGATGTTCCGCGGCGAGAAGGAAGAGGCGCTCGACCTGCAGCTTCTGCCCGAAGCGCCGAGCCCCACTCCGAACCCGGTGAATTCCTACGAGCTGAAGATCCGCCACCGCTTCAATATCGCCGACCATGGCCGCCCTGGCGATCGCTGGCTCGCCGACACCGTGAGCTGGGCATGGCGGACCAAGATCCAGGTGCATCTGAATATCGACTTGCGCATGCGGCTGTGGTCGATGGCGGAGGAAGAGGCCGTCCGCGTGTTCGCATCCAACCTGCGCGACCTGTTATTGGCCGCTCCGGCCGGCGCGCGCGCCACCATGGGCCTCGATCCCGGATACCGGTCCGGCGTCAAGGTCGCCGTCGTCGATTCCACCGGCAAGGTGGTCGCGACTACGACGATCTATCCGCACGAACCGCAGCGGCGCTGGGATGATGCGCTCGCAACGCTCGGCAAGCTCGTGCGCGAGCATCGCGTCGAGCTGATCGCGATCGGCAACGGCACCGCATCGCGCGAAACCGACAAGCTCGCAGGCGATCTGTTGAAGTTGCTGCCTGACCTCAAGGTCTCCAAGATCGTCGTCTCGGAAGCCGGCGCGTCGGTGTACTCCGCCTCGGCGTTTGCATCGGAGGAGCTGCCGGAACTGGATGTAACGCTCCGTGGCGCGGTCTCGATCGCGCGACGCCTGCAGGACCCGCTGGCCGAACTGGTCAAGATCGATCCGAAATCGATCGGCGTGGGGCAGTACCAGCATGATCTCAGCGAAGCCAAGCTTTCGCGGTCGCTCGATGCCGTGGTCGAGGATTGCGTGAACTCCGTCGGCGTCGATGCCAATACGGCCTCTGCTCCGCTGCTGGCGCGGGTGTCGGGCATCGGCTCCGGCCTCGCGCAGAGTATCGTCCAACATCGCAACGCCAACGGCCCGTTCAAATCGCGCAAGGCGCTGAAGGACGTGCCGCGGCTGGGCCCGAAGGCGTTCGAACAATGCGCGGGCTTCTTGCGCATCGCCAACGGCGATGATCCGCTGGATGCGTCGGGCGTCCACCCGGAGGCTTATCCCGTGGTGCGGCGCATTCTGGCCGCGACCAAGAGCGACATCAAGGCGATCATCGGCAACACGCAGGCGCTGCAGCAATTGAAGCCACAAACCTTCGTCGACGATACGTTCGGCTTGCCGACCGTCACCGATATTCTGCGCGAACTGGAAAAGCCGGGCCGCGACCCGCGCCCTGCCTTCAAGACGGCGGTCTTCAAGGAAGGCGTGGAGACTTTGAACCACCTCAAGCCCGGCATGGTGCTGGAGGGCACGGTCACCAACGTCGCCGCGTTCGGCGCCTTCGTCGATATCGGCGTGCACCAGGATGGGCTGGTGCATGTCTCGGCGATGTCCCGCACCTTCATCAAGGACCCGCGCGAGGTGGTGAAGTCCGGCGACATCGTCCGGGTCAAGGTGCTCGACGTGGACGTGCCGCGGAAGCGGATTTCCCTCACCCTCCGGCTCGACGATGAGTTGACGGCCAATCGCCCCGCCGGTGCGGCTCGCGGCAACGCCCGCGCCAACGGTCCGGCATCATCACCACGCAAGGCTCAGCAGCCGTCGTCTTCCGGTGGCGGTGCGCTGGCCGATGCATTGCGGCGGGCAGCCGAGCGAAACGACAGCAAATCGAAACGGTGA